From the genome of Vicia villosa cultivar HV-30 ecotype Madison, WI linkage group LG2, Vvil1.0, whole genome shotgun sequence, one region includes:
- the LOC131650085 gene encoding secreted RxLR effector protein 161-like translates to MEHCNAANTPAEARLQLSKTNDEQNVDPTHYRRLIGLLHYSCNMRRDLVFSVGIASRFMERSKVSHLAAVKRILRYVKRTLGCGILFPTTDMGRKCNFLGYIDSSWCRDKYDRKSKAGYIFMFGGVPISCCSKKESEATPSSCEAEYIASLCVC, encoded by the coding sequence ATGGAGCATTGTAATGCTGCCAATACACCAGCTGAAGCAAGGTTACAACTGTCTAAAACTAATGATGAGCAGAATGTGGATCCCACACATTATAGAAGATTGATTGGATTATTACATTACTCGTGCAATATGCGACGAGATTTGGTATTTAGTGTTggtattgcgagtagattcatggagagatcGAAGGTGTCTCACTTGGCAGCAGTTAAGAGGATCCTAAGATACGTCAAAAGAACTCTTGGCTGTGGAATTCTCTTTCCCACAACAGATATGGGCAGAAAATGCAATTTTCTCGGTTATATTGATTCCAGTTGGTGCAGAGATAAATATGATCGAAAGTCTAAGGCTGGTTATATCTTTATGTTCGGAGGAGTACCAATCTCTTGTTGTTCTAAAAAGGAATCGGAGGCTACACCTTCttcttgtgaggccgagtatattgcATCGTTATGTGTGTGTTAA